ctgtctGACTGAATCAGTGAAGCCGACTTTGGAGGAGAAGGTCTTGTTTTCAGGGTGAGGTCcttgtcttttcttgttttcaccccctccagtccactctcccttcatggtttcctttgaattgtttttgcttttatcacACAGCTCTTGTCGTCTCCTCCGTTCCTCTTCTCCTCGCCCCATTAAGCCACCAGAAGATCTCCTCAGTGCTGCTTAATAGGAATATTACCCCATGGCCTCAGCAGTGCCCTTGGCAATAATGTGGGAGGAGGTCACATGCTCTGTCTGCCTGGATCCCATGGTGGAGCCTGTGAGCATTGAATGCGGTCACAGCTTCTGCAAGGAATGCATCTCTGAGGTTGGGAAAGATGGGGGCAGCGTCTGTCCTGTGTGCCGACACCAATTCCTGCTCCGGAACCTCCGGCCCAACCGACAGGTGGCCAACATGGTGGACAACCTTAGGAAAATCAGCCAGGGTGCCAAGGAGGGCACACAAGGGGAGCTGTGTGTGGTGCACAGAGAGAAACTTCACCTATTTTGTAAGGAAGATGGGAAGGCCCTTTGCTGGGTGTGTTCCCAGTCCCAGAAACACCGTGACCATCCCATGGTCCCTATTGAGGAGGCTGCTCAGGAGTACCAGGTGAGGCCTTAGCGTGGAGGCACACAAACAGGtagaaaggagatggggccctGAGGACTGCTTTGTTCCCCAGAGCTGGGAATGGGAGAGAGTCACCTGTGGAGTTGAGAGGTTGGGGAAAGAACCGGGGTCTCCTGCCTTCTGTGTTTTATATAAGGGGAGGATTTCAAGCTCAGCACAATTTTCTCATTCCCCAGGAGCAGGGTATATGTTATGGGAAAATGCTGCAAGATCATGTTTCCTTGTGGCCTCCTGGTTAATTAGGAATGAGTAGCCACAACCCCTCCTACCCCAACAGTGTGGCTCTATTTTGTAAGAAACATCAGGCTTTTTCCAGGGTCTTCTCATCCACAGAATTCCTACCCCAAACTCTAGTCCTTGCTCGTTCTCTGCATTCAGGCTTTTCTAAGAACCAGTATGATCTTCCCCCACCTCACACCGACCCACCCTACCTCTTGGTCTGAGTGGGCATCAACCTGCTATCTTTCTCTGCAGGAGAAGCTCCAAATGGCACTACAGAAACTAAGAAACAAGCAGGAGTTGGCTGAGAGGTTGGAAGTGGATGTTGCAATGAAGAAAGAAGCCTGGAAGGCAAGTTATGTCCTGAAGGGAATCTTAGATCAGAAGCCTGGGGATCTAAGAGCAGGACCTGGGGAGGGTTCAGGGTCCTGGGCTCAGGAAAGCCCTAACCAAGCTATGCCAGTCCCTATATCTCACTCCCCAAGAACCAGCTGTCCCCTAGGTCTCCTGATGGAGGGGAATAAAAGGGTGGGTCTCAAAGAGAGCTCCCAATCAGATGGAGAGTCTTAGACGAAGGTGCTGAGAGACAAGACATACCCTAAACCTGCTCCTTGAGCCCAGTCTCTGGAGTTGACAGCACAGGTCCTCAGTGTCTGGGATGGAGGAATCCCAGGAGAGACGCCAATGGCTTGGCCTGCCAGGAAATGACAAGGGCTGTGAGGAACAGACTTAAGGGAACCCTCAAGGCCTAAGGTGGGAAAACCAGTCTGACCAGGTGGTTCCTTGACCATGTCCACATCACTGGCCCAAAGTGTAATGGAGAGCTACAGCTTGTTCTGCACCAGGGCTTAGGAGGTGGGGTGGGTCAGGGACTAGAAAGGAGTGGAAGCAGCCCATGGCCAAGAGATCCCAGCAGAGGAGGATTTGGGACCAGAGAAGGGTGTCATGCTGTGTGGCAAAAGGGGTGATCCTTTGCCAATGAGTGACCCTCTGATTACAAGCAGGAGAGGTCAAGCAAAGAATGACTCCTTTTCCCCAGGGCTTAGGAGCGGTTGTGAGCCTGTCTTTGTGAggttgttgggggtggggccaggtgtTACTCCCTCAGTTACTCACTGAGATATGAAGACAAAGGGACAGGTTTGGGTGGTGACTTGAAGGAGGTCGGGGCACTCTCTGATACCATAGGCTCACACAGCTGTGGTTGGAGGGCAGCTATGGTACGCCCCCACCAGTCCCCATTCCCCTCTTAGTCCCGGAAGCCTCATCCATCTACCTCCCCAGCAAAActgtgtatgcatgtgtttatTGCCAGACAGAGTCAGAGTGATGAGTCTTCAAGGAATAGAAATAGATATGGACACCTCAATTCCCAAACCTTAGGagattgtgatttaaaaaaaaaaaaaaaaaaaaaacctctttcttTCCATTGACACCAAAGGGGAAGGTTGAGGCACACAAATTGAGGATTCATGAAGAGTTTGTAAGACAGAGAAACTTCCTGGCTGAAGAGGAGCAGAGGCAActgcagaagctggaggaggatGAGAGGGAACAGCTGAGAGCTCTGGGGGCCCAAGAGGCCAGGCTGGCCCAGCAgagccaggccctgcaggagctgaTCTCAGAGCTGGAAAGGAGGAGTCGGGGCTCAGCGCTGGAGCTGCTGCAGGTGAGGCCTGAGGACGGGCTCCCCTCTGAGATTCAAGGAGTAATTGAAAAAAGCCAGAGCTTTTTGGGGCTGCCTTCAGAGCATGCAGAAACTTGGTCCCTGGAATTTTCTTAGATAAAACAGACTGGAATTCAGACCCATGAGTGGTTTGCATTCAATGCATGGAAAGGTACAAATTTAGGAGGGAATATTCCATGAAGCAATTAAAAGAAATGGACATCTCTGGTAAGTACCTACTCTAATATATTCCAGAttcatgaccttgggaaagtacCTTAATCTTTCTGAGGATTTCTCATATGTTAAATGAACATTATAGTATTACATATCTCAGAGAGACAAtagcccagccccaggcctgccccTGATTCTGTCTGTAACCCTACGTCATTTTCCTTTCCTAGACCTAATGTCTCCATTTGTGAAACAAGGGGGAGAGAGTGGGCTAAATAAC
The genomic region above belongs to Hippopotamus amphibius kiboko isolate mHipAmp2 chromosome 9, mHipAmp2.hap2, whole genome shotgun sequence and contains:
- the TRIM21 gene encoding E3 ubiquitin-protein ligase TRIM21, which gives rise to MASAVPLAIMWEEVTCSVCLDPMVEPVSIECGHSFCKECISEVGKDGGSVCPVCRHQFLLRNLRPNRQVANMVDNLRKISQGAKEGTQGELCVVHREKLHLFCKEDGKALCWVCSQSQKHRDHPMVPIEEAAQEYQEKLQMALQKLRNKQELAERLEVDVAMKKEAWKGKVEAHKLRIHEEFVRQRNFLAEEEQRQLQKLEEDEREQLRALGAQEARLAQQSQALQELISELERRSRGSALELLQEVETVLERSESWNLKELDITSPDVRNVCYVPGLKKMLRTCGVHVTLDPHTANPWLILSENRRQVRLGNTQQKVPENEERFDTYPMVLGAQHFDSGKVYWEVDVTGKEAWDLGVCRDSVKRKGHFVLNPNNGFWTIWLWNKGKYEAGTCPETPLHLQVPPSRVGIFLDYEASTVSFYNISDHGSLIYTFSECAFAGPLRPFFNPGFNNTGRNAAPLILCPLRMG